In Corynebacterium afermentans subsp. afermentans, a genomic segment contains:
- a CDS encoding lactococcin 972 family bacteriocin, protein MTPKKRTRQFAALLIAAALSVSVSNSAVASAEEFQDHGAKGGFASGVMAELLGEAAPAITTYWASVGRKVRYPAGGGTWEYGFWDAKARSYFTVNRCHTSTVTVNDRTQRSINTRGGQKSIAELWATNLPGTKDSYYYDFC, encoded by the coding sequence ATGACCCCCAAAAAGCGCACTCGGCAGTTTGCAGCGCTGCTGATTGCCGCTGCTCTGAGCGTTTCCGTATCTAACTCAGCCGTTGCTTCCGCAGAAGAATTCCAAGACCACGGCGCCAAGGGAGGCTTTGCTTCCGGTGTGATGGCCGAGCTACTCGGCGAGGCAGCACCAGCCATCACAACCTACTGGGCATCTGTCGGCCGGAAAGTTCGCTACCCTGCAGGTGGCGGTACCTGGGAGTACGGATTCTGGGACGCTAAGGCGCGTTCTTATTTCACCGTGAATCGGTGCCATACTTCGACTGTGACCGTCAACGACAGAACGCAACGAAGCATCAACACCCGCGGCGGCCAGAAGTCGATCGCCGAGCTTTGGGCAACGAATTTGCCGGGCACTAAGGACAGCTACTACTACGACTTCTGCTAG